The following DNA comes from Castanea sativa cultivar Marrone di Chiusa Pesio chromosome 10, ASM4071231v1.
TCTCCAAAGAATGATGAACTTTTAAACAATGGCCATGGAAAAAATGCTAGATCTGATAAACGTGCTAATCAGCAGTCCTATTCAGATGACTCAAATAGATCCAGGTTTTTCTTCATGACTGGCTCCATTTGTATTTATGTTTACTCTTTATCTTAACATATTATTTGTGTTTGACCATCACATGTATAATGGGTTCTTTACACTTCTATAATTGCGCTGACAAAGTTtctatgaattttaaaaattaacaggAGTCTGACTCCCAAAAGAATGACCAGAAACAGCAGCAGTCTAAGCCCAAGTCAAAAAAGAATTCCTAGTAGAAGTCCTGCTAGGAAGTCTGGTGAGCAAAATCATGGAAGGTATTCAAAGGTTCCATTGGGTAGTCCTGCACGCAAAGCCCCTGAACCTTCTACTTCCAACCATGACAAAGGTGTGTCGAGAAACCCTTCTCCAGATGGTGCTTCAAAGCGTGTCAGAAAAGGGCGTGGCTTCAGTGACAAGTACTCATTTGCACGTCGATACCGTACTCCATCTCCAGAGCGATCACCTCGCAGTACCTATCGTTATGGGGGAAGAAATTTTTATGAAAGGAACCGTGATAGGTAATCTCAACTCAATGTCATTTAAGTTATGATGAACACTTCCATTATCTCTcaaagtttaattctttttgtgtgtgtgtgtgaaggtATCCAAGCTACAGAACTTATAATGAGCGCTCACATTACAGAAGTCCACAGGGAGGCAGAAGCCCAccaaggttctctctctctccctctctctctcatgcataAAGAGTTTCTAAGGTTGCATACTTGTCATAGAAAGATCACATCCTACGGTTTTTTAGTTatttctgcattttttttttgttacgtACAAGGACATGTCTTTTCTTTGGGGTACCATTTTGTACACTAATTGTATACTTAGGTAGTACCCCTTTTGGCAGTTTCAGTAATACTATTACTGATCAGTGAAGAGTCTAAAAGCAACTTGAAGGTCTGATTGATGTTCTcttcttcataatttttttggctCTCTGCTCTTTAGGTTGTAACCCACACattttcttgtcaaccaaacacacagAAAATacaggaaataaaaaaaaaaattctttacttttcttttactCTTTCTGTCAATCAAATGGAGCCTTAAGGGTGTTTGGCAAAGCACAAAATTGGTTCAGTCTGGTTCTGAACCAAACCTAAAACAAATACTAGTTGAACTTTACATAGGTTTACGTTTATATGCAATTTATCTAGGCAACATAATAATCAAAGTTTTGCCTTTTTACCAAAATAGTTTGTACTATTTAAATGCAAAAGTAGCAAATTTACAACCAGTCCATACGTCTTGAAAGAGGAATAATTGAAAGAGGAAAGCTCAGACGACCAGCTCTTGGCCTCTCTTAGTGGCactctgtttgattggtctagggcttggggactcacctctagtgattctctccctatgTTTCTTAGTTCTCTCCTGTGCACTTAGTTTATTTTccccttttatcttttttctctttctcttccctaTGTACTTATCTCTCTGCCTTATGTCTtttgcataaggtagtgttcttgaatgcatatatttttacctatcaaaaaaaattgtatatttctCAACCCCAACTGGCATAAATAATTAAGCAGCCTGGCGTAAAGAGTGTCCATGGATGAATTTTAGCTCACACCAGTGTTTCCGTTGCACCAATAGCAAGCAAGAATATTTATGATCAAAGTGAAAAagccatttatttttaattgtttggtTCCTTAATCCTGTAGATTATGCTATTTTGTTCCCAGCAGACTGAGTTAATCTATGTTTCCTTTATCATGTAGATACCATAGTAGAAGAAGTCGAAGTAGGAGCATTTCTCGCAGTCCAGGTGGTTATCGTGGCCGTAACAGGGACCGTAGCCAGAGCCAGAGTCCAACACGCAGTCCGAGTCCAATAGATACACGACCACCTATAAGTGAGAGATTGAAATCTCGTCTTGGTCCTCGAATTGATGATCAGCAGTCTCCAGCCAGGGGAAGGTTAAGGTCCAGGTCCAGGAGTCATGGCTCCTCAGAGTCCAGATCTCCAGATGCTTCACCACAAAAACGTCGTGACAGAAAGATCTCTGCATCTCCTGGCAGGTCTAGATCAAGCTCAAGCTCCCCATCTGGACAAAGAGGGTTGGTTTCCTACGGAGATGCCAGTCCTGATTCAGGGACAAGATAACCTGTTGTGGCATCTAATCTATGGAATTCTGGTTCTGGGACAAGGTCATGGAGTAATTTCAAGGATCTAATCTGAGTAAACCTATCTCCTTAGTGTACGGAATTGATTGAAGGGAATGAGAGAaactattcctttttttttttgttggtgctGAATTGTAATTGAAATAGGCATAAGCTCGCTTGGTCATATTTTTGCTCCTTATCAATTTCAATAACATGTTGGAAAACTTGGCTGAAAACTGGAAGAACTCAACTGATATGTGAAACTTTGTCCAAAGTTTTTGGTTATTTGGTCAAGCTCAGACGTAATCAAGAGAGGAGGGACCTTTAAAATATTTAGGGTCCTCGGACAGTAATGCTGATTTACGTCTAGGTGTCAAAAATGTATCCTCTCCATTTTTAGAACAAATATCATATAAGTAGAGTTTGGCTGCTGTAAACATTGCATGTTTCAACCAAGTCTATTATCtcgtttttaaattttcatgaaTCTAAAAGTAGAGTTTGGCCCGAGTCTTGTGTTTTGAATGGAAGCTTTGCGCTTAAAACTATACATGATGTTGTGGGTTCCTGTGAATATATTCGGTGAGATTTTTTGTCATTGGATAAAAAGACCTAGGTTCTAATTTTACTGgtacaaattacaaaatttattggTATTTTGATCTAGTGATAAAAAGTAAATCATCATAGATTATACAtagatacatacatacatagtGTAACTCTTATAAACCTACAAATTTTTTACACCGTATGCTATTGTTTTTCACCTTATTACTTAATTAATActaacattctcaaaaaaaaaaaaaaaaatactagcattttttctctctctctctctctctctctctctctctctctccttatttattgttttccaccatataatattttctttaaacaatctaacaaaaaatatatatatatatttatttatttatttatttatatttataaaatactgCTCGAAGAAGCAGAAAGATGCACAGCAAGAAGGAAAAATGTCTTATTCTTTTGGAATTACTTTGAACAAGTTTTTCATGCCCTGATTTTAggattaaatttcattttcaactaAATACTACTACCTCTAGATCTACACAAGCCAAACTGTGGCTATCCAGTATTCAATCTATCATGCAACAACCAATGGCAAACAATTCTCACTCTCCCTCGTTCAGGGGACTTTGCTAGCTGTGGATTATATCAACTACTTTGACTATTTACTCTATATCAAGGACCCAGATGGATGCCTTCCCAGATGGGCCTAAACTTCAACTTCACTACCATGGACTCTCCTTTTTACTACTCATTAGGGACATCGAGTATTACGACTTCTACAACTGCTCCAACATCAGGAGACTCAAGACTgatgaatttggtttggttccTTGCCTTAGCGTCTTCATGGTGAATTTTAAAGTCATTTGTTGACTCTTGTTTTGGGtagttttgtgaaatcaatgaaaatgagattatttttcaattttttttgttaaattgtgttgaagaaaatattatttggtggaaagcaataaataaaaagagagagaataatggtgtttttttaaccattagatcTCTTAGAAATTTATCGTGTAAAAAATGTGTAGGTTTATAAGAGATACACCatatgtaacttgaacctatttcaaacatatatatatatatatatatgtatgtatgtatgtatcatGTCACATCATCTAGAATATTTTTtcactataaaattaataataatttcatttaaatgatgtgactttattcatttttagaTTTGTGAATTACATCATTTCTTTGgataaaatgaattatttcaaTTTAGGAAATGGAGATGATCAATTATTCAATCATCATCCTCAACATCACGTACTTTTATTgattattaatcacaataatGTTCCAACCTTAGAAATCTTTTTACcttgggggggagggggaggggaaATGGATATCTAAATACTTTCCCACATTTCATTGGGGGGTCAATTCAACATGGaaccaataataataagttGGGAAATCACATTTTATGAAACTATGATCAAGCAAACAatagttgaaataaaattttcaggcaaatttttttaaataactataaaatctaaactatattattagttagccaatgtttgaaactattttagtttctaacaaatcgagtctaTGAGAATCGATTTTACTGtagcaaatcgagttttaaatacTCGATTTCTATGAGGTGAGTATCTGACGTGGATCcacgtggaaatcgagtctctaagactcgagttccctCATAAAAAACCCAGATCACCCAAGCAAAAATCACCCAACCCAGAACAGCAGAAACAGCAACGTTTCCTCAGAAAAAACCCAGATCACCCAAGCAAAAATCACCAACCCAGAACAGCAGAAATCACCAAATTGAAGAACTCGCCATGGCCTCCGATCACTGCCCCCAAGCTCCTTTCTCGAAACCGAGTGAAGAACTCGCCAACGAGTCCGATTTCGAAAACATCATCTCTTCCGACGACCTCGTCTCCATCTGTGGCTTTGGTTCCCTCCTCTCCGGTGTGTTCGATCAAACTGCATTTTCAATCACGATCTTCACCATCACGCTTTGTTTTTTTGAGCTTTGATCGTACGGTCAATATTTCTTTAGCAAACCAGAAACCAGAAACCCAGAACAACAACCCACAAAACACAAACAGAccaaccaaaaatgaaaaaaaaaacccagaacatCAACccagaaaaaacagaaaatgaatCAAAAGACAAACCAAACCAGAAAACACTGAAAACGAACCTTCGGTGCCGAGATCAACAAACCCAAGCCACTCCGGTGCCGAGATCGTCAAACCCATGGCGCTAGGGTGCTGAGATCGtgaattttgggtttggatttttgctCCGATTTTGAGATCGttgggtttggaattttgaGAAAAGGGTTTGGATGTTtgaggaaggagaagaagaagaaggaagaacttTCTTGGGACAGAAGATggagaaagaacaaaaacaaaaaaacaaaaaaaaaaaggagaaaaagaacgGAGGAGGAAGATGGGTTTTCTGCGTTGGATGTGTTCTGAGGGAACTCGAGtattagagactcgatttccacgtggatttttttCCTCCACATCAGCAGCACACCtcatagaaatcgagtctttaaaactcgattggactcgatttgttagaaactaaaatagtttcaaaccttggttaactaataatatagtttagattttatagttatttaaaaaattttgccaaATTTTCATCCCTAAAGTTTGgccaaaattaatttcaatccccaaaatttttaaaaatttcaatattattattttaaaaaaatagtagaagGTACCATTTACTTTAGACCGCCTAATTTTTAACCGAATGTTTTCATTTCAATAATTAACctttttctcaaccaaaaaaaaaaaaaatcatttatttgGAATTGACTTGTAATAAATTAGTGTAGATATATGTTTCGAGTGGTGATACCGTGATACTAATGacatttatatttgtatttcaTAATACGTGAATAGTCATTTGAGTAGCTATATAATGGGTAGGACAGATTAGAATGCAAATCAGTAtggagaaaaatgaaagaagagagTGAATACTTCATCACCAAAGCATTGCATTTTCAAGTTAGCGGTTACTCGGAAAACAGTGAATAACTGAACATACACAAAACTACAGAAGACTAGTAGACTCTAGTGCAAACTTATTTTCAAGAGCATCAACAGAACCATGAAAAGGGCTATTAAGGTGCTGACTTGTTTTCAAATGAGGGAAGAACATGTACTCATATGGATAGAGCATTGCAATCAGGGCAGGAGCCAAGAAATTCCCTCTCAGATTGGTTGACCTTTGGGCACAATTTGATCTTTGATCCACATGTAAATTGGAACAAGAACATAGTATGCAGATGCCAGGACACCCAAAATGAAGCGCCGGAGGAACACAAGTGGATTTACGGGCTTTCTTACATCCTCTTCTATCGGACCAAGCTGCACCAAAATGCACTAAGTCATAAATCTCAAGAGATAATGAGGGAAAAACAAGGAAAGATGCAGTCAGTAGTAGGGTAATCAGATATTTTTGTAAAgcaatatttatataatgacACAAGCATAGTGGTACATGTACTATCCCCTCCAATGCAATAATACCATTCTAAAGTAGTCCAACAGCGTGGAATTTGTTGTCACCATTCTACaactattattaatgaaggAAGATTGAAAGTAAACTAAGATCCAAACACTTTTGAGTGAGCTGCATGAACCCTCTTTGGCCATTTAGCAAAATCTGAATCGTCGCAGGtctcaaataaaacaaaaggtatttgtttaaattataattgCGATAAATGGGATAAATTTGaatatctaaattaattttctttagatATTTAGTTGTGTCATGACTTCAGATCAGCCCTGAAATTGTTTCAATATTAGTGCTTGTGGTGGTGGaaatagaaaagaagagaaTGGCACTGAAATTTTGACGGTAAAGAATGTCTATGTGGTTTGTTTGTTAAATCCTTCCTCATACATGGAACTGCTTTCAAGAATtccaataaaatttcaaatcagtATTAAAATAACTGGGTTCTATGGCATACTAGCTGCCATGACCAAACTAATTCAATTACAAGCTTCAACCCATCAAATACAATCACCACCTTAAGAAGAGTGCAGAACCTACAACCAACCAAGCAAAGATTCTGATGAGGTACAAACAAAAGTTCACTTTAAAGGTATGGAAATCAGTGCTTTGGTTTAATAATtcttattgaaaattttttttctcggATAATTCTTATTGACATTTTTCTCTGAACATCTATTTAACTATTCGAGTCAAACTTGTGAATCTTAAAGTCCaacctatttttttccttaataaaacCAAACTTCATTAAGAcgaaacaaaaatataaaatagcaCAAGTGAGTGAAAATTTGTAATAAACTACAGATGTATGCTTTGCTTCATGCCATTCTTTCTAGTGTAGCACACTCTTCTAAATTTTCCATTTCATTATATTACTAGTGTATTATACTCTTtattaatgatatttttaatttatagaaCTACCATAGTTAGCATTGTTAGCGATATCATTCTCTTTTATGCTGATTTATTGTGGTTACACAACTTTTCCACGTGTTCTCTATTTTCCTTTGTCTCTCtgtcacaaacacaaacaacatCTCTTACAGAAAACATTAAGTTTGTAAAGTGAGTAAAGAATTcttgaatttcaatttaaaagatTCACAACTATATCTGAGACAATTGATATATGGTTTAACTCTGAGAAAACAATTGCCCAAAACAAGTCAAAGTAGATGAGTGTTAAATAACCatttgtcccaaaagcttaactattattctaacactccccctcataTTTGAGCCCAAGCTCTCCCTTAGTAAGTGGGACCCAACTATAGGGTTCAAAATTAGAACCACATGCTCTAACCATGATAAGTTACTTGTCCAAAAAGCTAAAGCTGATAGTAAATGATAAATCTAATCACTTGACCATTATCATAACAATAAgcaaactatcaaaataacaataacatgaacaataattaaatacataGCCTGGATATGCTAGAGAATTCACTTTAAGCCAATGCATCAAGAGAGCAACCAACACATGTTGTCCACACACACAATACTATTAACAGACTTGATAAGATTAAGCTTTCAAATGCATTAAAATAGAATCATAAAATGTCACGGGAAGGGTGCAAACAGAATAGCACTCTGTTAAGCTTTCTAACAATCTCACCAATTGTATCCATTCGTGTGTCAGCCTTAATTTAAAATGAAGTTACAAACTGGTCATAAATTTGAAGTGAAAAACTCACAGATTGGAGGTATGAGATAGCATATACACTGCACCAAATGTCTTTTAACAAAGCAACATAAGACAGAGTATTATAAAGAACAATTACCTGCAAAGGAGAATCACCAGATGCAGGTTTGACACCAGTCACAGAACAGCCCATGATCAGTCCATGGCGACGAACTCCACGATACCATTTTGGGCCAATCCTTTTCAGCTGGACATCTTTAAATCCAGCCTTTTCGAACCACTCAATGTACTCTTCCTCCTTAGGGAAAAGCATCCAGACATCTGCAAAGAAGCGAGACAACCAAAATGTTGGATAAACAGGGCCAATTACGCATGCTTTTCCTCCAAGTTTTAACACCCTGTATGCTTCCTTGATGCCACGCTGCGGGTCTGGCCAGTACTCAATACTGAGAAATGCAACCATAAAACACACATAagatatcaatttaaaaaaagaaaaagaaaaaaaaaatccataagaTACACTACTGAAAAGGTTAATGATCCCTCTCTCCCAGATCAGCAAAAATTTCTATCATTGTTACAATCTGTACATTGAAATACCAAAATCTATATATAGACTCCTACAAGACCCTTTTGGTTGAAAAGGTTGGAGGAAAATGGGCCTAGTACACAAGAATAGCATTTGATATTCCATATCACTCTACGTACATAATGTTTCTATCATTTATTCATTCATATGCCAACACAGACCCTATACAAAGTATCAACCTTCTTCTACTTGGTGGTTAGTGGTGTGTTTTGCTACCCAAGAACAAAGGTTCAGATGTTGCTCAAGCAAATAGGAGGGAAATTCCTATACAAATATGCATCTATCTATATgtatcaattgggtaaacacaaaTATTCAAACAGGATTTTGGAAAACTCATTATCAAAGTGAAGAAAGCATATTTCAAACGAATTAATAGATATTCAATCTAATTTTTTTGAACTCAAAAATCTAGGTCAAGCACAATCCTGAGCAGAATCTTAATTCATATCTTACTGGCAGTAATTATATCTTTACCTAAAGACAACACATAATTCTCACAAACAAAGCCAAGTCACCAATAAAGTATCATCCACAACCAAGACTTCTCCAATTACAAAAATCATGATGTGGTTAAGAATTGAAATTATGGACAAAATTGAATCAAAATATACACAATAGGATACAGCATAAAGAAAAGGTAGAGTAAGACCAAATAAAAAGATTGCACAATATACCTTCCTGCAGATACATATCTATCTGCATAATCAGTTTTGAAAGGGAGATCCTCTGCGTCGCCTTCAATAATTTTGCACTCCTTCAAGGGTTCCTTCTGCTTAGCCTTAGCAAGCTGATGAGGTGACTGATCCAAAATTGTAACATTCTTGGCATCCACATGCTTAACTATCCCCAAAGTGGTAAACCCGGTTCCACCACCAACATCTACTACTATCATATTCCGGTCACTGAGATCAGCAGGCTCAAGTGCATCATCCCTCATGTCCTCAGTCCAATGCCCGGGGTTTATAACATGGTCATACACAATTGAGAGGAACCTATAGAACCAAAATGCCTCTTGCTTGTGCTGTATGAACCTAGGCTGTGAAGCTGGCCTTGAACTTGATACACTACACATGGGCACCATGGTTCTAGCCTTGGAAATCCTAGTACTAGACACCAAACCCAGCTTGGGAAAATGCCTCCCATGAAAATTTGAACCCTTAAAACCTAACCCATTTGGGGTTATTCCTCTTATAAGTCTTAGGCTTTCAGCTCCACTTAGCATAGCAGAAGCCATGGATATATCAAACACAGAAAACCCACAAAGGAAAGCTAGTGAATTTGAGTTGGGTTCAGTGACCCAAATGCAAAAATCTAAGCAAGTTTCGATTTTTGTTGGTTACTCAGTGAGAATCATATGGATATTTCACTAAAAGATTGTGTTTTTAAACTATAGTACCCAGAAAAGGACGAAGAGCTTAGCTTAGCAATTCAGTGAGTGTGTGGAGAGAACAAGCTCAGTAGGTGGTGGAACAGCGACtacaaacaaaatttatgtgGTTGGTTTCCTATGGGCCTATGGCCCAATGGGGCAATCTTGTGGTGCTGTGGTTTTACTTCCACGATGAAAATGAAAGTGGCAatgttttttttaggaaatattttacaGAGTTTTAATTCGGAAATTTTCTGAATAATAAGATGAAAGTGTCTGGACTCTTGATTATTATTGCAAAGgaggttattattattattattttataaaaaagtttatagtTTGTAATGAGAGGGAATATTGAAAGATCATTATTAAAAATACACCTGGAGATGTTAATTATATTACAAAACTTTTGGCATGAAAAAGTTTGGATtactttattcacttatttgttttaatgaaaaacattatGTGAAGATAtcatattttcttatatttgatagtatcaaataaaaatgagttaaagaaaaactatcatttaatttcttttatttatgtgAAGATAAGTtttcactaaaacaattttatctcatGCAAAactaaataaggaaaataaatacATCTCATGCGAATTTAAATAAGGGAAGTCAAGAGATAGTTTTTTTAACTTATTCTAAAGTTATTGCCAAACTtaagaaaataagataattttctaaaaaatgttcttttttgaaaagtgaTAGTGTTAATATGAAAACAatctacattttttatttataataacaTATCACATCATGTTACACTTTAATTAATACAGGTGATTTTGGCTAATTAGTTATCTTTAGTgagttttttaaacaaataGCTATCCTTTTGAAATATTTAGGGCGGTAGCCTTGTTATGGGACTAGATGttaataaaattgagttttcTATAGAACTtgatatttctaaaattaagtTCTTACCAAATATAGTTGCCAAGTGAAACTCAACATTAGTAAAATCAAGCACTGCTTCAGGGAAGCCAGCAAATGCGTTGATTATTGGCGTAAAAGGAGCTTTACTACAGgaggattttgttgttttccccAATCCACTTGTGGACATTGGCTTCTCTGTGTTTATGAAGTTGTGGGCATGTATTATCACAAGCCTCAGCCTATTACTATTGAGAAAGTTTTAGAGATACAAAAAACTGACATATGTTGATATAGTAGATTGTTAGtggtagataaaaaaataagatcAGTGATGGGCGTAGATAAGAATCAATGAAAACTTCCCAACTGTAAAatatagttaatttttttgtgggCATATACCATTACTTAAAAGCCATGGCCCATGGAAGCCCCAAATATAGAAGTTACAAGATAATTTTAAGTGTAATCctgattatatatattcttcccAATTGAGCCAGAAAAGATCTTGGATTGAGATCATTAGTCTTGTTAATGCCATCAATGGGGATTGGTTGAAGGCTCAGATTGTAGGTACGAGGTCTTGGCTTTCATGGTCTCTGTGGCATGTTTatcaaaaaagtaataaataaataaaaacaaaaaaacaaaaaaggctgttgaaacttgaaagggAAGCTAGCTCTGGTTGTTACGAGTAGGGCATAAGATCATTTGAAGCCTTGAATTCAGTTTGCTAATCTTTGAGTATCCATTAACagaaatccaaaattgttaacAATAGACATAAGAGGTATAAAGGAAAAAGCAGAGTTCCATGTCAAGAAACTGCCATTCCCTCTATTTAGTTCCTACAATTTAGTTGACGGCAGCCGCCGCCCACCTTATGGCCAGGGTGATCCCAGGACCACCCtaatctagaaatttttttttttatatataataatttaaaattttatatttatttacctttaaaaaagaatttgggaccactttgaattttttttatgccaataaaattaattttggtccataatttgagcaatttaacaatatattggggtctttcaagcaaaaaggaaaaactaaaaaaaaaaattgaactaaaatatgaaatatatatatatatatatatatatatatatatatatatatatatatataaatataaactacTACAGGCTGGATAGTGACTTGATTCCTTCGACTAAGCACACTGCCAAatacaacacaattttcaaccttttattatttttaattatagtaTTATTTTTCCTCACCAGACATATATTActtctcaaatttctcaatacaatttttttaggtacctttgttcatttcttgtcttttcattttttttttcttttgaggttttttggtttatagaatgcaaatttgttttagttttaagagcaattttttttttaagcataaactTCATACTAGCGGAATCTTGAATTTCTGCCAGTATTTACCGAAACACCCGAAATAGACCGGAAGgacctgaaatttttttttaagtgaaatagAGTAGGTAATATTCTAGTTTATTTACCAGCACGGTATTTTCTGGCCGTTATTGCCGAAACGGaatgaaattaataacattgaatcaaacctaattacctaaaggctaaaaagaaataaaattgtgtaatttatgcttcttaaaAAACATCCTAAACAAAATTCTTGGAATAGATTGTTTTCAACAAACTATAGGACTTATAGTAAGCAACATGTGCCGGAAAAATTAAAGTCGTTTTGTTTTGGGAAAAATACGTGTGCTGGCAATGCTATAAATGAATAAGTCATAACATGTTCAGTTTCCATCTCCAACTTTTCATCTAGTTAGTTCAGGctatgattctcaaaaaaaaaaaaaaaagttagttcaGGCTATGGATAAAGATGGTCCTAGGTCCTTTCCTAGTTGTATTTTTCCCGTTTTGTCTTGATTCTCTTGAATAAAGCATTtactcagccaaaaaaaaaaaaaagactctagTCAACTAAGCCTACTTAAGCTTCTTTTTGAATGCTTTGCTACCATGGATTCCATGAAAAAATttacttaggaaaaaaaaaaatctatgtaaaaattttatatataccaCGCCcaaccccttaaataaattacacacacacacactttaaACATGTATTCATTTATTTGGCATAGTTGAGTTTTTTCATTCTGCAGGAGACCAAAAAACAGGAACCCCAAGGCACACATTCATGCATACCCTATTTGTGGGCATGGACATGCTATGTCAAAAGAACTCTATTGTCTTTTACATAGCTTTAACAAATCATTCACCACTAGTGGCATAAGCTTCATTTTAGGATTTCGTGATTGGGTATGTTAAATAAGAACATTTAAAGCCATGAAAAGTCTGTGTTAAGAACCAGCTAAATGTGGAGACTATTTGGAGCCCTCCTCCTTTAAGGACCATCAGGTTGAATTTTGATGTAGCAATTCGATGCGAAGCTTCATTTGGAGCTGTTATTTTGCAGAGGTGAACAAGGAATGTTAGTCCATGCCTGATTCAGAATGTATGTTACTATTGCTAGGCTTCAAGCATCTTTACTTTTATGGGGATGAAAGAAATGTGCTTGATACAATCAATCTTGAATCTATGGAGGTACAATTGGTCTTAAGTCTTCAAAGCCATAGTAACTAGGTCCAATGGGCTGTTGCTTGTAACTTTAATTGGGCTTATTCTCATCTCTTATTTGGGTTTCTGGAGGAGAGAGATGGACTAGGCCCATGAAACCTGTAATTTTATTCATCTAATCAAATCTTTATTTAGGGGATAAAAAGAAGCATGTTTACTACATGCA
Coding sequences within:
- the LOC142613939 gene encoding 2-methyl-6-phytyl-1,4-hydroquinone methyltransferase, chloroplastic, coding for MASAMLSGAESLRLIRGITPNGLGFKGSNFHGRHFPKLGLVSSTRISKARTMVPMCSVSSSRPASQPRFIQHKQEAFWFYRFLSIVYDHVINPGHWTEDMRDDALEPADLSDRNMIVVDVGGGTGFTTLGIVKHVDAKNVTILDQSPHQLAKAKQKEPLKECKIIEGDAEDLPFKTDYADRYVSAGSIEYWPDPQRGIKEAYRVLKLGGKACVIGPVYPTFWLSRFFADVWMLFPKEEEYIEWFEKAGFKDVQLKRIGPKWYRGVRRHGLIMGCSVTGVKPASGDSPLQLGPIEEDVRKPVNPLVFLRRFILGVLASAYYVLVPIYMWIKDQIVPKGQPI